The following proteins are co-located in the Dyadobacter chenwenxiniae genome:
- a CDS encoding FGGY family carbohydrate kinase — MNGPFILAIDQGTSSTKTVLFDINGMAVARGVEPLHTSYLDGGFVEQDPEAIYNNVLGSVEKCLADLRAKGGIVSEIKACGISNQRETFVLWDEKGNSLCPAVVWQCKRSVAICERLKASGLESEIRQKTGLLVDPYFSASKVIWLNENHAEVKSAIQAGKAFFGTVDTWLLYKLTDGAYYRTDHTNASRTMFFNLHTLDWDRKLLAEFDLHNLQLPDIQPSSSSFGATDFGGLLETKIEVSAMIGDSHAAAFGEGCFAPGIAKATLGTGSSILMNIGKFPKPSQNGMVTTIGWSMGKHVEYALEGVIVTCGATISWLKNNLGMFGEITDTQEMANAVRDNNGVYLVPAFSGLGAPHWDMSRKASITGLTFDCNKNHIVRAALESIPYQIKDVIMAMESDTGILLQELKIDGGLTANTFVVQFLADLLEKPVVNLGFPEVSALGAAYLAGLQAGVYESIAFLKGLSRDHTTVNPSPDNSIAASGYLGWREAVG, encoded by the coding sequence ATGAACGGCCCATTTATACTTGCAATTGACCAAGGAACAAGCAGCACCAAGACAGTTTTGTTTGATATAAACGGCATGGCTGTTGCACGTGGCGTTGAGCCGCTTCACACGAGCTATCTGGACGGAGGGTTCGTGGAACAGGATCCGGAAGCAATATATAATAATGTGTTAGGCTCGGTCGAAAAATGTTTAGCCGACCTCAGGGCAAAAGGCGGAATCGTTTCTGAAATAAAAGCATGCGGCATTTCCAATCAGCGTGAGACTTTTGTTTTATGGGATGAAAAGGGGAATTCATTGTGCCCGGCAGTCGTCTGGCAATGCAAGCGGTCAGTCGCAATTTGCGAACGGCTCAAAGCATCCGGTCTGGAAAGTGAGATCCGGCAGAAAACAGGCTTGCTGGTTGACCCTTATTTTTCGGCCTCGAAAGTCATTTGGTTGAATGAAAACCATGCCGAGGTGAAAAGTGCAATTCAGGCGGGGAAAGCATTTTTTGGGACCGTTGACACCTGGTTGCTTTATAAATTAACTGACGGAGCATATTACCGCACCGACCATACAAATGCATCGCGCACCATGTTTTTTAATCTCCATACATTGGATTGGGATAGAAAGTTGCTTGCGGAATTTGATTTGCATAACCTTCAATTGCCTGATATTCAACCGTCTTCGTCATCTTTCGGCGCAACGGATTTTGGAGGTTTATTGGAGACCAAAATCGAAGTTTCAGCCATGATCGGCGATTCGCACGCTGCTGCTTTTGGGGAAGGGTGCTTCGCTCCCGGCATAGCAAAAGCAACATTAGGAACCGGTTCTTCCATCCTGATGAACATTGGTAAATTCCCGAAACCGTCTCAAAATGGTATGGTTACCACCATTGGTTGGAGCATGGGCAAGCATGTTGAGTATGCATTGGAGGGCGTCATCGTGACTTGTGGCGCGACGATTTCGTGGTTGAAAAATAACCTGGGAATGTTTGGTGAGATTACAGATACGCAGGAAATGGCGAATGCGGTCCGGGACAATAACGGCGTATATCTGGTTCCGGCATTCAGCGGACTGGGTGCACCACATTGGGACATGAGCCGCAAAGCTTCCATCACCGGGCTGACTTTCGATTGCAATAAAAATCACATTGTAAGGGCTGCACTGGAATCCATTCCTTATCAGATTAAGGATGTAATCATGGCTATGGAGTCGGATACGGGTATTTTGTTGCAGGAATTGAAGATAGATGGCGGGCTTACTGCCAACACATTTGTCGTTCAGTTTCTGGCCGATCTCTTGGAAAAACCTGTGGTTAATCTGGGTTTTCCGGAAGTTTCAGCATTGGGAGCCGCTTATCTGGCGGGATTGCAAGCGGGTGTTTATGAAAGCATTGCGTTTCTGAAAGGTCTGAGCAGGGACCATACGACGGTGAATCCGTCGCCTGATAATTCTATCGCTGCATCGGGTTATTTGGGCTGGCGGGAGGCGGTTGGCTGA
- a CDS encoding DUF3826 domain-containing protein — MKTKHILLCIGLLICPILKAQSQADSDKAYLATVTKRSDKILGDLQIADSVKYKQVREIMVKQYVDLNNLQQQKSEEQIAQKRTELHQHYVAQLSAQLTPAQVEKIKDGMTYGVLPVTYKAYTDMIPTLKEEEKSQIMSWLTEARELAMDGGSSDEKHKVFGKYKGRINNYLSERGYNIQEERRNWEARMKASKSNGR, encoded by the coding sequence ATGAAAACGAAACACATTCTGCTCTGTATCGGACTGCTTATATGCCCAATTTTGAAGGCGCAAAGCCAGGCGGATAGCGACAAAGCTTATCTCGCAACCGTCACCAAACGCTCGGATAAAATACTTGGCGATTTGCAAATCGCTGATTCTGTGAAGTATAAGCAAGTCAGGGAGATCATGGTGAAGCAATATGTTGATTTAAATAATCTCCAACAGCAAAAAAGTGAAGAGCAGATCGCACAAAAACGGACTGAGCTGCATCAACATTACGTCGCCCAACTTTCAGCACAACTTACGCCAGCACAAGTTGAGAAAATCAAAGACGGAATGACTTATGGCGTGTTGCCCGTAACTTATAAAGCTTACACAGACATGATCCCGACATTGAAAGAGGAAGAAAAATCGCAGATTATGAGCTGGTTAACAGAAGCCAGAGAATTAGCGATGGATGGCGGATCGTCGGACGAAAAGCACAAGGTTTTTGGCAAATACAAAGGGCGGATTAATAATTATCTCTCTGAGCGCGGCTACAACATTCAGGAAGAGCGAAGAAATTGGGAAGCGCGTATGAAAGCATCCAAATCAAACGGCCGCTAA
- a CDS encoding MGH1-like glycoside hydrolase domain-containing protein translates to MRTKNQIYLLLIFLIGMSACSRRSAGPAVLKAENYRHHVEHFNRMEDENKVNAIPNAQSWDWMKSNIPLFDCPQDNFQEIYYYRWWTFRKHIHQTPQGFIITEFLVDRNYADKYNMISCALGHHIYEGRWLHNQQYLDDYVHVWFRGNEGSRMKKLLTFSSWTADALYNRYKVNRDKAFVLDMLPDLQSEYQAWEKDRRTQSGLFWQTDVKDGMEESLSGGRREQNARPTINSYMYGNAKAIAQIAHLKGDSTAKAFYQSKADTLKRLITEKLWNPGSGFFETVKKGGSGDFAGVREAIGYIPWYFNLPNEKHDEAWQQVIEPKGFRAPFGLTTAERRHPDFRTHGCCKCEWDGAVWPFATSQTLTGMANRMNVGDGKTLTDTTYFRLMELYVESQYYRGKPYIGEYLDETTGYWLKGDQERSRYYNHSTFNDLIISGLIGLRPREDDTIEVNPLIPQNKWDWFCLDNVLYHGNILTIIWDKDGSHYKKGKGLQVLVNGKKAGSSEKIERLLIK, encoded by the coding sequence ATGCGCACGAAGAACCAGATCTATTTATTGCTGATTTTTTTGATCGGAATGAGCGCGTGTTCAAGGCGTAGTGCAGGGCCTGCCGTGCTGAAAGCGGAAAACTACCGGCATCATGTGGAGCATTTCAACCGGATGGAGGATGAAAATAAGGTCAACGCGATCCCTAATGCGCAATCGTGGGACTGGATGAAATCCAACATTCCGTTGTTTGACTGTCCGCAGGATAATTTTCAGGAGATCTATTATTATCGCTGGTGGACATTCCGGAAACACATTCATCAGACTCCGCAAGGCTTTATTATCACCGAATTCCTGGTCGACCGTAACTACGCCGATAAATACAACATGATCAGCTGCGCGCTCGGGCATCACATCTACGAAGGGCGCTGGCTGCATAATCAGCAATATCTGGATGATTACGTGCATGTTTGGTTCCGTGGAAATGAGGGGAGCAGAATGAAAAAATTGCTCACATTCAGCAGCTGGACGGCCGATGCGCTCTACAATCGCTATAAGGTCAATCGGGACAAAGCATTTGTGCTGGATATGCTGCCGGATCTGCAATCGGAATATCAGGCCTGGGAAAAAGACCGCCGCACGCAAAGCGGCCTTTTCTGGCAAACGGATGTAAAAGACGGCATGGAAGAATCATTGAGCGGCGGCCGGAGGGAGCAAAATGCCAGGCCGACCATTAACAGTTACATGTACGGAAATGCAAAGGCAATCGCTCAGATCGCACATTTAAAGGGAGATTCCACTGCCAAGGCCTTTTATCAATCGAAAGCAGACACTTTGAAAAGGCTCATTACAGAAAAGCTCTGGAACCCCGGGAGCGGCTTTTTTGAAACCGTAAAAAAAGGCGGCTCAGGTGACTTTGCAGGCGTGCGTGAAGCAATCGGTTACATTCCCTGGTATTTTAATTTACCCAATGAAAAACATGACGAAGCCTGGCAGCAAGTGATTGAACCAAAAGGCTTTCGCGCGCCATTCGGGCTAACGACAGCAGAACGCAGACACCCCGATTTCCGCACGCACGGATGCTGTAAATGTGAATGGGACGGAGCGGTCTGGCCATTTGCGACTTCCCAGACATTGACCGGAATGGCCAACCGGATGAATGTTGGCGATGGTAAAACATTGACAGACACCACCTATTTCAGGTTGATGGAGCTTTATGTAGAGTCGCAATATTACCGCGGCAAGCCCTATATCGGCGAATATCTGGATGAAACGACGGGTTACTGGCTCAAAGGCGATCAGGAAAGAAGCAGATATTACAATCACTCCACATTCAATGACCTCATTATTTCAGGCTTAATCGGGCTTCGGCCGAGGGAAGATGACACCATTGAAGTCAACCCGTTGATCCCGCAAAATAAGTGGGACTGGTTTTGCCTGGATAATGTGCTGTATCATGGTAACATTCTGACAATCATATGGGATAAGGACGGAAGTCACTATAAAAAGGGAAAAGGACTGCAAGTTTTGGTCAACGGTAAAAAAGCAGGCTCATCAGAAAAAATCGAAAGGTTATTGATTAAATAG
- a CDS encoding sialidase family protein, translating to MKKQHLAIATILLFLTGLTNAQTYRDGIVTDEFIFEKTSFPESHASTIAETPGGLVSAFFGGTKERNPDVGIWVSRLESGKWTAPVEVANGIVNDTLRYACWNPVLYQVPKGELMLFYKVGPNVAGWKGFLITSKDNGKSWSKPTALQEGFLGPIKNKPVLLANGALWCPSSTEGKDGWRVHFEVTPDFGKTWRKVGPLNDGKAISAIQPSILTYSNGDMQILCRSRNRAIVETWSKDGGKTWSEMKASNLPNNNSGTDAVTLKDGRQLLVYNHVLPPGNEAKGPRTPLNVAISEDGKNWGAALILEDSPISQYSYPSVIQSNDGMVHIVYTWRRERIKYVKIDPSKLTGKAISGGKWPQ from the coding sequence ATGAAAAAACAACACCTGGCAATCGCCACAATCCTCTTATTCCTGACCGGGCTAACGAACGCCCAAACTTACCGGGACGGCATCGTCACCGACGAATTCATTTTTGAAAAAACATCTTTCCCTGAAAGCCATGCGTCCACTATTGCGGAAACGCCAGGCGGACTGGTAAGCGCCTTTTTCGGAGGGACGAAAGAACGAAATCCCGACGTAGGGATCTGGGTAAGTCGCCTCGAAAGTGGTAAATGGACAGCGCCTGTTGAAGTTGCGAACGGCATTGTGAATGATACATTGCGATATGCTTGCTGGAACCCGGTTTTGTACCAGGTTCCAAAAGGTGAGCTCATGTTGTTTTACAAAGTCGGCCCCAATGTTGCGGGATGGAAAGGCTTTCTGATCACTTCCAAGGACAACGGCAAAAGCTGGTCGAAACCAACCGCATTGCAGGAAGGATTTCTTGGCCCGATCAAAAACAAGCCGGTTTTGCTCGCTAACGGAGCGTTATGGTGCCCATCGAGCACGGAAGGAAAAGATGGCTGGCGGGTGCATTTTGAGGTAACCCCTGATTTCGGCAAAACATGGCGAAAAGTGGGCCCGCTGAATGATGGAAAGGCCATTAGCGCGATCCAACCAAGCATTTTAACCTATTCGAACGGCGATATGCAGATACTGTGCCGCAGCCGGAACCGCGCCATTGTCGAAACCTGGTCAAAAGATGGTGGAAAAACCTGGTCGGAAATGAAGGCTTCGAATTTGCCAAATAATAACTCGGGAACCGATGCCGTGACATTGAAAGACGGTCGGCAATTATTGGTTTATAATCACGTGCTGCCGCCTGGAAATGAAGCGAAAGGGCCACGCACGCCTTTGAATGTGGCGATTTCAGAAGATGGCAAAAATTGGGGAGCTGCGTTGATTTTGGAAGATTCGCCGATCAGTCAGTACTCGTATCCTTCTGTAATTCAATCCAATGACGGCATGGTGCACATTGTATACACCTGGCGCCGCGAGCGGATCAAATATGTGAAAATTGATCCTTCCAAATTGACAGGAAAAGCGATAAGTGGAGGAAAATGGCCGCAATAA
- a CDS encoding DUF5703 domain-containing protein, giving the protein MQVSRRSSILFFLCLCLIKSALAQPFNLETYNVKWTSQSKNAGESMPCGGGDIGLNVWVENGDVLFYLSRSGAFDENNIFPKLGRVRIRLSPNPFADGTAFRQELKLQEGYVEIAGNSGVGEVVLKIWVDVFNPVVHVDVSGNKPVRVNAWYESWRTQDRELQGREKHASSFKWLKDKVVVSKDIIREHDSGVLFYHQNKDSTLFDLAVKQQQLESVKSQLWNPLKGMVYGGWMQGENMVPDIANGQLKAVSGNYVNARFQGFGLKSRDAARSHRLNVYLHIEEKSDAEKWKNGLSKIVSKVKNEEKTARQKTLDWWRAYWQRSHIAISADRPDPTSPAWQVGRNYQLFRYMLGCNAFGAYPTKFNGGLFTHDPVFIDSTMKFGPDYRSWGGGTFTAQNQRLVYWPMLKSGDFDMMDSQFNFYLRTLSNAETRTKHYWGHQGASFTEQIENFGLPNYAEYGQKRPKDFDPGVEYNAWLEYLWDTSLEFCLMILDTERFTNSDIGKYLPLIESCTVFFDEHYQYLAEKRGAKKLDQNGHLVIFPGSAAETYKMAYNSVTTVAGLKTVLSRMLDLPAKYGTETQRKEWAARLARVPPLTFRQMQGHQTIAPAKVWERIQNTEIPQLYPVFPFGMYGIGLPDLEVAVNTWKYDTEAIKNRNHTSWHQDNIFCARLGLTKEAARLTVKKLQDSGRRFPAFWGPGHDWVPDHNWGGSGMIGLQEMLMQTVGDSIYLFPAWPKDWDVKFKLHAPYNTTVEGELQNGRIMHLKVMPESRKKDLVIAELLR; this is encoded by the coding sequence ATGCAAGTTTCCCGCCGTTCCAGCATTCTTTTTTTTCTATGTTTATGTCTCATTAAGAGTGCATTAGCGCAGCCATTTAATCTTGAAACCTACAATGTTAAGTGGACAAGCCAGAGCAAAAATGCAGGTGAATCGATGCCTTGCGGTGGAGGAGATATTGGGTTGAATGTGTGGGTTGAGAATGGGGATGTGCTCTTTTATTTGTCGAGAAGCGGGGCTTTTGATGAAAATAATATTTTTCCAAAACTGGGACGGGTGCGGATCAGGCTGTCTCCCAATCCGTTTGCAGATGGCACCGCGTTTCGGCAGGAGCTGAAACTGCAAGAAGGATATGTTGAAATCGCGGGCAATTCCGGTGTTGGGGAGGTTGTATTAAAAATATGGGTTGATGTTTTTAATCCGGTTGTGCATGTGGATGTATCTGGCAACAAGCCGGTTCGAGTCAATGCGTGGTATGAAAGCTGGCGGACGCAGGATCGGGAATTGCAGGGTCGGGAAAAGCATGCAAGCTCTTTTAAATGGTTGAAAGATAAGGTTGTAGTTTCAAAAGACATCATTCGCGAACACGATAGCGGAGTGCTTTTCTATCATCAAAATAAGGATTCAACATTGTTTGACCTGGCGGTAAAACAGCAGCAATTGGAATCCGTAAAATCACAGCTTTGGAATCCGCTGAAAGGGATGGTTTATGGTGGCTGGATGCAGGGGGAAAATATGGTTCCTGACATTGCAAACGGGCAATTGAAGGCTGTTTCCGGGAATTATGTCAATGCTCGATTTCAGGGATTTGGTCTAAAAAGCAGGGATGCTGCTCGCTCGCATCGTTTAAATGTATATCTCCACATTGAGGAAAAGAGCGACGCGGAGAAGTGGAAAAACGGATTGTCAAAAATCGTTTCAAAGGTGAAGAACGAAGAAAAGACAGCCAGACAAAAAACGCTTGATTGGTGGAGAGCCTATTGGCAACGAAGCCACATTGCAATCAGTGCTGATAGGCCAGATCCAACTTCGCCAGCCTGGCAGGTTGGGCGTAATTACCAGCTGTTCAGGTATATGCTGGGCTGTAATGCCTTCGGCGCCTATCCGACCAAATTCAACGGCGGACTTTTTACCCACGATCCGGTTTTTATCGATTCAACAATGAAATTCGGGCCTGATTACCGGAGCTGGGGCGGCGGAACATTTACGGCTCAAAACCAGCGGCTGGTATACTGGCCGATGCTGAAAAGCGGTGATTTTGATATGATGGACTCACAATTCAACTTTTACCTGCGCACATTATCCAATGCGGAAACGCGCACAAAACATTACTGGGGACACCAGGGCGCATCTTTTACGGAGCAGATCGAAAATTTTGGTTTGCCCAATTATGCAGAATACGGGCAGAAGCGACCGAAAGATTTTGATCCCGGAGTGGAATACAATGCCTGGCTCGAATATTTATGGGACACATCGCTGGAATTTTGCCTGATGATCCTTGATACAGAGCGTTTTACGAATTCTGATATTGGCAAATATCTACCGCTGATTGAAAGTTGTACAGTCTTTTTCGATGAACATTATCAATATCTAGCTGAAAAGCGTGGCGCCAAAAAACTGGATCAGAACGGACACTTGGTGATATTCCCAGGCTCAGCAGCAGAGACTTATAAAATGGCCTACAACTCCGTAACAACTGTCGCGGGCTTGAAAACAGTGCTTTCCAGGATGCTCGATTTGCCAGCGAAATATGGGACGGAAACGCAGCGTAAAGAATGGGCGGCGCGGCTCGCCAGAGTGCCGCCGCTTACTTTTCGTCAAATGCAGGGACACCAGACCATTGCGCCGGCGAAAGTTTGGGAACGGATCCAGAACACTGAGATCCCGCAGCTTTATCCTGTTTTTCCTTTCGGAATGTATGGAATCGGACTTCCGGATCTGGAAGTGGCGGTTAACACCTGGAAATATGACACGGAGGCAATCAAGAACCGGAACCATACCAGCTGGCACCAGGACAACATTTTTTGCGCAAGACTCGGATTGACGAAGGAAGCTGCTAGGCTCACCGTGAAAAAGTTACAGGATTCCGGTCGCAGGTTTCCGGCTTTTTGGGGGCCGGGCCACGACTGGGTTCCGGACCATAACTGGGGCGGTTCGGGCATGATCGGTTTGCAGGAAATGTTGATGCAGACCGTCGGTGATTCGATCTATCTTTTCCCGGCCTGGCCAAAAGATTGGGATGTGAAATTCAAGCTTCATGCACCTTATAACACAACGGTTGAAGGCGAGTTGCAAAACGGCAGAATAATGCACTTGAAAGTGATGCCCGAATCGCGAAAGAAGGACTTGGTGATCGCTGAGCTGCTCAGATAA
- a CDS encoding glycoside hydrolase family 95 protein, whose amino-acid sequence MIFNSLSILKATLALGLLVSLSILPSSAQDLKLWYKQPSKQWEDALPVGNGSLAAMVYGGVESERIQFNEETLWTGEPRSYARKGANQYLGQIRTLLNEGKQEEAEKLAAEQFMGVPLRQMAYQAFGDIYIDFPEHFKPINYRRELDLEKGVALVSYKNGNVGYKREVFASYPAKAIYVKLTADRSGKLNFTVRLDAIHVNKKTTGNANELALNVQVENGVLEGVAKMKVLTDGKLSQQDGKMSIQNATTATLILSAATNYIDYKTVTGNPATKTAALLKNAPAYEQAMKEHIADHQALFSRFNLKLPGKDNATLPTDERLLKFKENPDDPAFLALYVQYARYLLIASSRPGTHAANLQGKWNHQLKPSWDSKYTVNINTEMNYWPAEMGNLAECHQPLFAMIRDLSETGAEVAREHYHANGWLVHHNTDVWRGAAPINASDHGIWVTGGAWLSLHLWEHYRFTQDKDFLEKTAYPLMKGAAEFFADFLVKDPKTGKLISSPSNSPENGGLVAGPTMDHQIIRGLFKACIESANVLGKDQQFAAKLEKLASQIAPNQIGKAGQLQEWMADIDDTTSHHRHVSHLWGVYPGEEITPEKTPELLDAAKKSLEFRGDDGTGWSLAWKINYWARFLDGEHAYAMIRKLFNPIMDSSVKKGGGGSYPNLFDAHPPFQIDGNFGGAAGILELLVQSHLGELHLLPALPKALPQGKVSGLVARGAFEITMEWENGQLQSVDILSKAGNKCHVRYGSKRFAFNTVKGKHYKLDANLNLQ is encoded by the coding sequence ATGATTTTCAACTCATTATCTATTCTAAAAGCAACATTAGCGCTCGGGCTTCTAGTCAGTCTGAGCATTTTGCCGAGCAGTGCGCAAGACCTGAAACTTTGGTATAAACAACCTTCAAAACAGTGGGAGGACGCGCTTCCGGTCGGTAATGGAAGTTTGGCGGCAATGGTCTATGGCGGCGTCGAAAGTGAGCGGATCCAGTTCAATGAAGAGACATTATGGACGGGTGAACCCAGAAGTTATGCACGCAAAGGCGCAAACCAATATCTCGGACAAATCCGGACTTTACTGAATGAGGGCAAGCAAGAGGAGGCGGAAAAGCTGGCTGCGGAGCAATTTATGGGGGTTCCACTGCGGCAAATGGCTTATCAGGCTTTTGGTGATATATACATTGATTTCCCTGAACATTTTAAACCTATCAACTATCGCCGGGAGTTGGATCTTGAAAAAGGGGTTGCGCTTGTGTCTTATAAAAATGGAAATGTGGGTTATAAAAGAGAGGTTTTTGCCAGCTATCCTGCGAAGGCGATTTATGTAAAGCTAACCGCGGATCGGTCTGGTAAGCTCAATTTTACTGTCCGACTGGACGCAATTCATGTGAATAAGAAAACGACCGGTAACGCCAATGAGCTGGCCCTGAACGTCCAGGTCGAAAATGGTGTGCTGGAAGGCGTTGCTAAAATGAAGGTGCTCACCGATGGGAAACTAAGCCAGCAGGATGGCAAAATGAGCATTCAGAACGCAACCACAGCAACGCTAATTTTGTCAGCGGCAACCAATTATATTGATTACAAAACCGTAACTGGAAACCCGGCCACAAAAACAGCGGCTTTACTAAAAAATGCCCCTGCTTATGAGCAGGCAATGAAGGAACACATTGCGGATCACCAAGCGCTTTTTTCAAGGTTTAATTTAAAACTTCCAGGCAAAGATAATGCGACATTACCCACCGACGAACGGCTTTTGAAATTCAAAGAGAATCCCGACGATCCGGCTTTTTTGGCCTTATATGTGCAATATGCACGATATCTGCTCATTGCGAGCAGCCGTCCGGGCACACATGCGGCCAATTTGCAGGGGAAGTGGAACCACCAGCTGAAACCTTCCTGGGACAGCAAATACACCGTGAACATTAACACGGAAATGAATTATTGGCCTGCGGAAATGGGCAATCTGGCGGAATGTCACCAACCTCTTTTTGCCATGATTCGCGATCTTTCGGAAACCGGTGCGGAGGTTGCCAGGGAACATTATCATGCCAATGGCTGGCTGGTGCATCACAACACTGACGTTTGGCGCGGCGCGGCACCGATCAATGCTTCGGATCACGGGATCTGGGTCACGGGCGGCGCGTGGCTTAGCCTTCATTTGTGGGAACATTACCGCTTTACGCAGGATAAAGATTTTCTTGAAAAAACGGCTTACCCGCTCATGAAGGGCGCAGCGGAGTTTTTTGCAGATTTTTTGGTAAAAGATCCGAAGACCGGAAAGCTGATCAGCTCACCCTCCAATTCACCCGAAAACGGCGGGTTAGTGGCAGGACCAACCATGGATCATCAGATTATAAGAGGCTTATTCAAGGCTTGTATTGAAAGCGCGAATGTCCTGGGAAAAGATCAGCAATTTGCTGCAAAACTTGAAAAGTTAGCGTCGCAAATTGCTCCTAACCAGATTGGTAAGGCCGGTCAATTGCAGGAATGGATGGCGGACATAGACGATACAACCAGCCATCACAGGCATGTCTCACACTTGTGGGGCGTTTATCCTGGGGAGGAAATCACGCCGGAAAAAACACCGGAATTGCTCGATGCAGCAAAAAAATCACTGGAATTCAGGGGTGATGATGGCACAGGATGGAGCCTGGCCTGGAAAATCAATTACTGGGCGAGGTTTCTGGATGGTGAGCATGCGTATGCAATGATTAGAAAGTTATTTAACCCAATCATGGACTCATCCGTGAAGAAAGGCGGGGGAGGTTCTTACCCCAATCTTTTCGATGCACATCCGCCTTTTCAGATCGATGGAAACTTTGGTGGTGCGGCCGGTATTTTGGAATTGCTCGTTCAAAGCCATCTCGGGGAATTGCATTTGTTGCCCGCTTTGCCCAAGGCGCTGCCACAAGGAAAAGTGTCTGGTTTGGTTGCCAGAGGCGCTTTTGAGATTACAATGGAATGGGAAAATGGTCAGCTGCAATCCGTTGACATACTTTCCAAGGCGGGTAACAAATGCCATGTGCGTTACGGCTCCAAACGCTTTGCCTTTAACACTGTGAAGGGAAAACATTACAAACTGGATGCTAATCTGAATTTGCAGTAA
- a CDS encoding sugar phosphate isomerase/epimerase family protein, whose product MMTRRKFLTLAALSGVLLPFAPMLLARGQRQRYKIAVIDLMILKRQKLSALQLAKEIGADGLEVDMGGLGNRPTFDNKLADPEIRKQYLDKARELNLEICSLAMTGFYAQSFAKRDGIEKTIGDCIETMMQMNIKTAFLPMGVQGDLVKNPELRPQIIERLKLIAPMAEKAGVVIGIETALGAAEEVKLLNEVGSKAIQIYFNFSNPLEAGRDVSEELMILGKNRICQIHCTDKDGVWLENNTRIDMKKVKATLDKMGWKGWLVIERSRDAAKPQDVKGNFGANTAFMKSIFQNA is encoded by the coding sequence ATGATGACACGACGCAAATTTCTTACCCTTGCAGCATTATCCGGCGTATTGCTGCCATTTGCACCAATGCTTTTGGCGAGGGGGCAAAGACAACGCTACAAAATAGCTGTGATTGACCTGATGATCTTAAAACGTCAGAAATTGAGCGCTTTACAATTGGCAAAGGAAATCGGAGCAGATGGTTTGGAGGTGGATATGGGCGGTTTGGGCAACCGGCCGACCTTTGATAACAAACTGGCGGATCCCGAAATCCGGAAACAATATCTGGATAAGGCAAGGGAGCTTAACCTGGAAATCTGCTCATTGGCAATGACGGGCTTTTACGCGCAGTCATTCGCCAAACGGGACGGCATTGAAAAGACGATCGGTGACTGCATTGAGACTATGATGCAGATGAACATTAAAACGGCATTTCTTCCGATGGGTGTGCAAGGCGATTTGGTTAAAAACCCTGAATTAAGACCTCAGATTATAGAACGACTGAAACTGATCGCACCCATGGCTGAGAAAGCCGGCGTTGTAATTGGCATTGAAACAGCGCTCGGCGCGGCGGAAGAGGTGAAGTTGCTGAATGAAGTTGGCTCGAAGGCGATCCAGATTTATTTTAATTTTTCCAATCCGCTCGAGGCCGGTCGGGATGTGAGTGAAGAGTTGATGATTTTGGGCAAAAACCGCATTTGCCAGATCCATTGTACAGATAAGGACGGCGTTTGGCTGGAAAACAACACGCGAATTGATATGAAAAAAGTGAAAGCAACATTGGATAAAATGGGCTGGAAAGGCTGGCTGGTTATCGAGCGCTCGCGCGACGCAGCGAAACCACAAGACGTGAAAGGAAATTTTGGCGCTAACACCGCATTCATGAAATCTATTTTTCAAAACGCATAA